The following are encoded together in the Desulfovibrio desulfuricans DSM 642 genome:
- a CDS encoding GPO family capsid scaffolding protein has translation MAKLTTDFIKVAQVGPAADGRTIHEEWLREMAETYNPATYTAMLWPEHCRWFGNMGEVLELRAGPDDAGVFSLFARFAPNAAMLDYNAAGQGLFYSIEVSENFADSGKTYLSGLGVTDSPASLGMPSTRFTALKGANCFSNVPFAPMKPEDKEEAPGWFKRIFPHFFTKTEEAAPENTDGPEKENNMEELEARLSALEETVGSLSEQVAGFEGRLAALEVDVAAGGSGDASGGDFAVKALARQIGALRNEFRQVASSARPGTQAPKNLGAARKPLL, from the coding sequence ATGGCAAAGCTCACCACAGACTTTATCAAAGTGGCCCAGGTCGGCCCCGCCGCGGACGGTAGAACCATTCATGAAGAATGGCTGCGTGAAATGGCGGAAACATACAATCCCGCCACCTATACCGCCATGCTCTGGCCCGAGCACTGCCGATGGTTCGGCAATATGGGCGAGGTGCTGGAGCTGCGCGCCGGGCCGGATGATGCGGGCGTGTTCTCGCTCTTTGCCCGCTTTGCGCCCAATGCCGCCATGCTGGATTACAACGCGGCTGGTCAGGGCCTGTTCTATTCCATTGAAGTATCAGAAAACTTTGCCGATTCCGGCAAAACCTACCTCTCCGGGCTTGGCGTGACCGACAGCCCGGCATCCCTGGGCATGCCCAGCACCCGCTTTACAGCCTTAAAGGGCGCCAACTGCTTCAGCAACGTGCCCTTTGCTCCCATGAAGCCCGAGGACAAGGAAGAAGCCCCCGGGTGGTTCAAACGTATTTTCCCCCATTTTTTCACCAAAACAGAAGAGGCCGCACCCGAAAATACGGACGGCCCCGAAAAGGAAAACAACATGGAAGAACTGGAAGCCCGCCTCTCTGCCCTTGAAGAAACCGTTGGCTCGCTCAGTGAGCAGGTTGCCGGATTTGAAGGCCGCCTTGCCGCGCTTGAAGTGGACGTGGCCGCTGGTGGCTCTGGCGATGCTTCTGGCGGCGATTTTGCCGTCAAGGCTCTTGCCCGCCAGATCGGCGCGCTGCGCAACGAATTCCGTCAGGTTGCGTCCTCTGCCCGCCCCGGCACCCAGGCCCCAAAAAACCTTGGCGCGGCCCGCAAGCCCCTTTTGTAA
- a CDS encoding ogr/Delta-like zinc finger family protein — MRIYCTRCGHRAIIRTSKQLGSTRKLYCLCGDPECGHSFVMDLSFSHTISPSALDLPEKVRAGLQQQSPGQILSLFAVLG; from the coding sequence ATGCGCATTTATTGCACACGTTGCGGGCACAGGGCCATCATACGCACAAGCAAACAGCTAGGCAGCACGCGTAAACTGTATTGCCTGTGCGGCGACCCGGAGTGCGGGCACAGTTTTGTGATGGATTTGAGCTTTTCCCACACCATCTCGCCCAGCGCGCTGGATTTGCCGGAGAAGGTGCGCGCCGGGCTGCAACAGCAAAGCCCTGGCCAGATTTTGAGCCTGTTTGCGGTGCTGGGGTAG
- a CDS encoding phage portal protein, with translation MKKHKKRPAGQNDAQGAGGGGRAIAFSFGEPESVMQGELSQYLGVYLLDNGQYYQTPIPLTGLARLLRANAYHWPMLEFKVNKLLRGFTGSPALDRITMRKVATDYMVFANAYLQRLYNLFGQVVGYAHLAAINMRRAKEDDQYIMLGVDGSLTTFAPGEVLHVKTYDVAQEVYGLPSYLGAIQSMLLQEDATLFRRRYYRNGAHMGYIFYSSSAYLDVDDENALREAMKQSKGVGNFRNLFLHIPNGKEKDIQILPVGDFSTRDELEKIKNISRDDIIAAHRIPPALANIIPSVAGGLGDIEKADAVYVQNEIEPLREDLGVVNHELPEHLRVHFAPAALPPMP, from the coding sequence ATGAAAAAGCACAAAAAGCGCCCCGCAGGGCAAAATGACGCCCAGGGCGCAGGCGGCGGGGGCCGGGCCATAGCCTTTAGCTTTGGCGAGCCGGAAAGCGTGATGCAGGGCGAGCTATCGCAGTATCTTGGCGTGTATTTGCTGGATAACGGCCAGTATTACCAGACGCCCATACCCCTGACGGGCCTTGCCCGCCTGCTGCGGGCCAACGCCTACCACTGGCCCATGCTGGAATTCAAGGTGAACAAGCTGCTGCGGGGATTTACGGGCAGCCCGGCCCTTGACCGCATAACCATGCGCAAGGTTGCCACGGATTACATGGTGTTTGCCAACGCCTATTTGCAGCGGCTGTACAATTTGTTTGGGCAGGTGGTGGGCTATGCGCACCTTGCGGCCATAAACATGCGGCGCGCCAAGGAGGACGACCAGTACATAATGCTGGGCGTGGACGGCAGCCTGACAACATTTGCCCCCGGCGAGGTGCTGCACGTAAAGACCTACGATGTAGCGCAGGAGGTATACGGCCTGCCCTCGTATCTGGGGGCCATACAGAGCATGCTGTTGCAGGAGGACGCCACGCTGTTTCGGCGGCGCTATTACCGCAACGGCGCGCACATGGGCTATATTTTTTACAGTTCGTCCGCCTATCTGGATGTGGACGATGAAAACGCCCTGCGCGAGGCCATGAAGCAAAGCAAGGGCGTGGGCAATTTTCGCAACCTGTTTTTGCACATACCCAATGGCAAGGAGAAGGACATACAGATCTTGCCCGTGGGGGATTTTTCCACCCGGGACGAGCTGGAAAAGATCAAGAACATCAGCCGCGACGACATTATCGCCGCGCACCGCATACCGCCCGCGCTGGCGAACATTATACCCAGCGTGGCCGGAGGCTTGGGCGATATTGAAAAGGCCGATGCAGTGTATGTGCAAAATGAGATTGAACCGCTGCGGGAAGACCTGGGCGTGGTGAACCATGAACTGCCGGAGCACCTGCGGGTGCATTTTGCGCCTGCGGCCTTGCCGCCCATGCCTTGA
- a CDS encoding terminase large subunit domain-containing protein, with protein sequence MPEADKNNDIGHIDQKAPAGRRRYPEEVKNAARSLFLRHWKVAEIAETLSVPERTIYDWSIKGAWLDMLSHEGPDEAINRRLELLVGRDNKTQAELREIDLLIQSQERRLRMRERELAQAAATGQAGEAAAGGQERQNPFAGTTTPNKGGKKGKKKNDVSHLTAEDFKERLHSRFFAYQHEVRSTLGQRNRMFLKARQLGFTWFFAQEGFENATLTGDNQIFLSATRAQSEIFLQYIRDICGEAFDIELKGNPLVLHTAKGPATLYFLATSSRSAQGYHGHVYGDEFFWMPKFKEFWKVASGMAAHAKWRRTMFSTPSIITHEAYPRWSGKEYLSRFKNPAPWPDKAALRQGLVCPDNTYRRIVTLDDAEAGGCNLFNRQDLEQEYSPEEFRQLFGCEFIDDTLAVFVLTLLEGCMEDPDGWGLDLKRARPVDDAGVWGGYDPSRTRDDASFVVLLPPQKEGEKIRLLERHTWKGKSYLWQVGRIRDLCQKYRFMHMGVDVTGPGQAVLENVRQFCPVAMPITYSLMSKAALVLKALEVMEQRRLAWDAAQTDIAHAFMTIRQVATPSGQVTYAAHRTDSTGHADVAWAIMHALAAEPLARQLRAGGKSSSLAFSQ encoded by the coding sequence ATGCCAGAAGCGGACAAGAACAATGATATAGGTCATATTGACCAGAAAGCGCCAGCAGGTCGCCGCCGCTACCCGGAGGAAGTCAAAAACGCCGCCCGGAGCCTGTTTTTGCGTCACTGGAAGGTGGCGGAAATTGCAGAAACCCTCTCCGTGCCGGAACGCACCATCTATGACTGGTCAATAAAGGGCGCGTGGCTGGACATGCTGAGCCATGAAGGCCCGGACGAAGCCATCAACCGCCGTCTTGAGCTGCTGGTGGGCCGCGACAACAAAACGCAGGCCGAATTGCGCGAGATTGACCTGCTGATTCAGAGCCAGGAGCGCCGCCTGCGCATGCGCGAGCGCGAGCTGGCCCAGGCTGCCGCCACGGGGCAGGCAGGGGAAGCGGCGGCAGGCGGGCAAGAGCGGCAAAACCCTTTTGCCGGAACGACAACGCCCAACAAGGGCGGCAAAAAGGGCAAGAAAAAGAATGACGTTTCGCACCTGACCGCCGAGGACTTCAAGGAACGGCTGCACAGCCGTTTTTTTGCCTATCAGCATGAAGTGCGCTCCACCCTGGGGCAGCGCAACCGCATGTTTTTGAAGGCCCGCCAGTTGGGCTTTACCTGGTTTTTTGCGCAGGAGGGTTTTGAAAACGCCACCCTCACGGGCGACAACCAGATATTCCTTTCTGCCACGCGGGCGCAGAGCGAAATATTTTTGCAGTACATCCGCGATATTTGCGGCGAGGCTTTTGACATTGAGCTGAAGGGCAATCCCCTTGTGCTGCACACGGCAAAGGGGCCTGCCACCCTGTATTTTTTGGCCACGTCTTCCCGATCGGCCCAGGGCTATCACGGGCATGTGTACGGCGATGAATTTTTCTGGATGCCCAAGTTCAAGGAATTCTGGAAAGTGGCCAGCGGCATGGCCGCGCATGCCAAGTGGCGGCGCACCATGTTTTCCACGCCTTCCATCATCACGCATGAGGCCTATCCGCGCTGGAGCGGCAAGGAATACCTCTCGCGTTTCAAAAATCCCGCGCCCTGGCCGGACAAGGCCGCCCTGCGTCAGGGCCTTGTGTGCCCGGACAACACCTATCGCCGCATTGTGACCCTGGACGATGCCGAGGCCGGGGGCTGTAACCTGTTTAACAGGCAGGATCTGGAGCAGGAATACAGCCCGGAGGAGTTCCGCCAGCTATTTGGCTGCGAGTTTATTGACGACACGCTGGCCGTATTTGTTTTGACCCTGCTTGAAGGCTGCATGGAAGACCCGGACGGCTGGGGCCTTGACCTCAAGCGCGCCCGCCCGGTGGACGATGCCGGGGTGTGGGGCGGCTACGACCCCTCGCGCACGCGGGACGACGCCAGCTTTGTGGTGCTGCTGCCGCCGCAGAAAGAAGGGGAAAAGATACGCCTTTTGGAGCGCCACACCTGGAAGGGCAAAAGCTACCTGTGGCAGGTGGGGCGCATACGCGACCTGTGCCAGAAATACCGCTTTATGCACATGGGCGTGGACGTGACCGGCCCGGGCCAGGCCGTGCTGGAAAACGTGCGGCAGTTTTGCCCCGTGGCCATGCCCATTACTTACAGCCTTATGAGCAAGGCGGCGCTTGTGCTCAAGGCGCTGGAAGTGATGGAGCAGCGGCGGCTTGCCTGGGATGCCGCGCAAACAGACATTGCCCACGCCTTTATGACCATCCGGCAGGTGGCCACGCCCAGCGGGCAGGTGACCTATGCCGCCCACAGAACAGACAGCACAGGCCATGCGGACGTGGCCTGGGCCATCATGCATGCCCTGGCGGCGGAACCGCTGGCCCGGCAGCTACGGGCGGGCGGCAAATCAAGCTCGCTGGCCTTTAGCCAATAG